One genomic window of Rhizobium sp. Pop5 includes the following:
- a CDS encoding extracellular solute-binding protein, with protein sequence MTILPTLKSLTIAATILASTSAFAFAKDVTVSVWAGGTGPNDVYRLDAIEIAAQQLQRQAALKGEDLKITVEKKAYSGWDDFKQALTLAAEAKTAPNIVVSGHEDIAPWSQAGLIVPIEDYVDLDAWPLNGIYENLLKIASYNGTVYGIPQDAESRPMFFWKPYMKAIGYSDADLDALPQSVQDGKYTMKNLLEDAKKMQDKGLVQPGYGFYPRTSNGPDYWQFYTSFGGTMEENGKLVFDKAAMTRTYQFFADAVKAGVTKKNHIGMPGDQWWKEVATGKAGIWDGGTWHYARLVNQEGLKDFFGNVIFTLIPAGEGGKANTLTHPLVYLLTAGHDKEDTDIAAQLITIASEPRINALHAVKSAHLGISEAESEVDFYSADRWTREATERLLPHANAMPNNSDFGKYWNIMWKNLQASWTGEKAVDAAISDAESELKSTLGDKIVIR encoded by the coding sequence ATGACCATTCTGCCGACGTTGAAATCCCTCACCATCGCGGCCACCATCCTGGCCTCGACCTCCGCATTCGCATTCGCCAAGGACGTCACCGTCAGCGTCTGGGCCGGCGGCACCGGTCCGAACGACGTCTACCGCCTCGACGCCATCGAGATCGCGGCCCAGCAGTTGCAGCGCCAAGCCGCCCTCAAGGGCGAGGACCTGAAGATCACCGTCGAGAAGAAAGCCTATTCCGGCTGGGACGACTTCAAGCAGGCTCTCACCCTTGCCGCCGAAGCCAAGACCGCCCCGAACATCGTCGTCAGTGGTCATGAAGACATCGCGCCTTGGTCGCAGGCAGGCCTCATCGTTCCGATCGAGGACTACGTCGATCTCGACGCCTGGCCGCTCAACGGCATCTACGAAAACCTGCTGAAAATCGCTTCCTACAACGGCACCGTCTACGGCATTCCGCAGGATGCCGAATCCCGCCCAATGTTCTTCTGGAAGCCTTATATGAAGGCGATCGGCTACAGCGACGCCGATCTCGACGCGCTGCCGCAGAGCGTCCAGGACGGCAAGTACACCATGAAGAACCTGCTCGAAGACGCCAAGAAGATGCAGGACAAGGGCCTCGTCCAGCCCGGCTACGGCTTCTATCCGCGCACCAGCAACGGTCCCGACTACTGGCAGTTCTATACCTCGTTCGGCGGCACGATGGAAGAAAACGGCAAGCTCGTCTTCGACAAGGCCGCCATGACCCGCACCTATCAGTTCTTCGCCGACGCCGTTAAGGCAGGGGTCACCAAGAAGAACCACATCGGCATGCCGGGCGATCAGTGGTGGAAGGAAGTCGCCACCGGCAAGGCCGGCATCTGGGACGGCGGCACCTGGCACTATGCCCGCCTCGTCAACCAGGAAGGCCTCAAGGACTTCTTCGGCAACGTGATCTTCACCCTGATCCCGGCCGGCGAAGGCGGCAAGGCCAACACGCTCACCCACCCGCTCGTCTACCTCCTGACCGCAGGTCACGACAAGGAAGATACCGATATCGCCGCCCAGCTGATCACGATCGCATCCGAGCCGCGCATCAACGCGCTGCACGCGGTCAAGTCGGCCCATCTCGGCATTTCCGAGGCGGAATCGGAAGTCGACTTCTACTCGGCTGACCGCTGGACCCGCGAAGCCACCGAGCGCCTGCTGCCGCATGCCAATGCAATGCCGAACAATTCCGATTTCGGCAAATATTGGAACATCATGTGGAAGAACCTCCAGGCATCCTGGACCGGCGAAAAGGCCGTCGACGCCGCCATCAGCGACGCCGAGAGCGAGCTGAAGAGCACGCTCGGCGACAAGATCGTCATCCGATAA
- a CDS encoding LacI family DNA-binding transcriptional regulator yields MSKPNYQDIARQAGVGTATVERVLNGRGGVRPELVEKVILAARALNYPRTLPDTHRGLLRIEVLMVRPETTFYQRLSKAFERIAATLDPLAVVHRSFTEEMKPEEIARRILSTDLSRAGLILAVPSSPVIRTAVEKVIAQGLPVVHVVTRASDRAGEFVGIDNYAAGRTAALFISRMARRPGPVAAICHPIYQVHRDRIRGFSDYFLEHPGATSFEWLGFGLDEEHYSAELLSSALRMYPDLAGLYNAGGANSALIDVLRRQARERNIFFVGHELTDYTRKALQDGIMDVVLDQAPEAQARRSLDLILRRIGLTDIEPDRTPIRFITITKEGL; encoded by the coding sequence GTGAGCAAGCCCAACTATCAGGATATTGCCCGGCAGGCGGGCGTCGGAACCGCAACCGTCGAGCGCGTGCTGAATGGACGCGGCGGTGTGCGGCCCGAACTGGTCGAGAAGGTCATCCTTGCCGCTCGCGCCTTGAACTACCCACGCACGCTTCCGGACACGCATCGCGGTTTGCTGCGCATAGAAGTGCTGATGGTTCGGCCTGAAACGACCTTCTATCAGCGGCTCTCCAAAGCGTTCGAGAGGATCGCCGCGACCCTCGACCCACTCGCCGTCGTGCACCGCAGCTTTACCGAAGAGATGAAGCCGGAAGAGATTGCCCGCCGCATCCTGTCGACCGACCTTTCGCGTGCCGGCCTGATCCTTGCGGTGCCCAGCAGTCCGGTGATCAGGACAGCCGTGGAGAAGGTCATCGCCCAGGGGCTGCCGGTGGTTCATGTGGTCACCCGCGCTTCAGATCGCGCCGGCGAATTCGTCGGTATCGACAATTATGCAGCCGGCCGCACGGCGGCGCTCTTCATCAGCCGCATGGCCCGCCGGCCGGGCCCGGTTGCCGCCATCTGCCATCCGATCTATCAGGTTCACCGTGATCGCATCCGCGGTTTTTCGGACTATTTCCTGGAGCATCCCGGCGCCACCAGCTTCGAGTGGCTGGGCTTCGGCCTGGATGAGGAGCACTACAGCGCCGAACTCCTGTCGTCGGCGCTACGGATGTATCCGGATCTTGCCGGCCTCTACAATGCCGGCGGGGCCAATTCCGCGCTCATCGACGTCCTCCGGCGACAGGCGCGCGAGCGCAACATTTTCTTCGTCGGCCACGAACTCACCGATTACACGCGCAAAGCCCTGCAGGACGGCATCATGGATGTGGTTCTGGACCAGGCGCCTGAAGCGCAGGCCAGGCGGTCGCTCGATCTGATCCTGCGCCGTATCGGTCTCACCGATATCGAGCCGGATCGAACACCCATTCGTTTCATCACCATCACCAAGGAGGGGCTTTGA
- a CDS encoding carbohydrate ABC transporter permease yields MKSSRKLGLVMIAPAAIMIILFFLLPVVLTAVFSMTNMSTATGISGGVYQIAPNSLITLKSAMPDIAAELAEPRYAIDEAGLKAVEGLGLAPGIAQELRAKHTGEVFPTRREAERMIKDLAERPSTRDVKQISEQFNRSVVNTRFDSKEQLFSSLDSLGLKLTPEQKETVAKATYTGWTWTTDNFSRLATSPDMARVLLNTALYVALVLTLFNVGYALLLAIWTHYMPPTPASIFRGIWLLPRITPVVIYVMMWKWLAWDTGFISVLMGKFGYHPKNYLLDTAYNAWFFVVLINGFIGASMGMLVFSSAMKAIPKSQFYASEVDGASRWQQIRYIILPQMRWPILFVTCYQTLSLLASFNEILLATNGGPGNSTEVWALAAYHTALRNYAGNLEYGLGAAMALVLVVIGVTLSLLYLRVFNYGTLVAKPLIED; encoded by the coding sequence ATGAAATCGTCGAGAAAGCTCGGACTGGTGATGATCGCGCCCGCGGCGATCATGATCATCCTCTTCTTCCTATTGCCGGTCGTTCTGACGGCGGTCTTCTCGATGACCAACATGTCGACCGCGACCGGCATATCAGGCGGGGTCTACCAGATCGCCCCCAATTCGCTGATCACGCTGAAATCGGCAATGCCCGACATCGCCGCCGAATTGGCCGAACCGCGCTATGCGATCGACGAGGCGGGCCTCAAGGCCGTCGAAGGCCTCGGACTAGCACCAGGCATCGCTCAGGAATTGCGCGCCAAACACACCGGCGAGGTCTTCCCGACGCGACGCGAGGCCGAGCGCATGATCAAGGATCTTGCCGAACGGCCTTCGACGCGCGACGTCAAGCAGATTTCGGAACAGTTCAACCGCTCTGTCGTCAACACACGCTTCGACAGCAAGGAGCAGCTTTTTTCGTCGCTGGATAGCCTGGGGCTCAAGCTGACGCCGGAGCAAAAGGAAACCGTCGCCAAGGCCACCTATACCGGCTGGACCTGGACGACCGACAATTTCTCACGTCTGGCCACCTCGCCCGATATGGCGCGCGTGCTCCTGAATACGGCGCTCTACGTCGCTTTGGTTCTGACGCTCTTCAATGTCGGCTATGCGCTGCTGCTGGCGATCTGGACGCATTACATGCCGCCGACGCCGGCCTCGATCTTCCGTGGCATCTGGCTGCTGCCGCGCATCACCCCGGTCGTCATCTATGTGATGATGTGGAAATGGCTCGCCTGGGATACCGGCTTCATTTCGGTGCTGATGGGCAAGTTCGGCTACCACCCGAAGAACTATCTCCTCGACACCGCCTATAATGCCTGGTTCTTCGTCGTGCTGATCAACGGCTTCATCGGCGCCTCGATGGGCATGCTGGTCTTCTCCTCGGCGATGAAGGCCATTCCGAAGAGCCAGTTCTATGCGAGCGAAGTCGACGGCGCCTCGCGCTGGCAGCAGATCCGCTACATCATCCTGCCACAGATGCGCTGGCCGATCCTCTTCGTCACCTGCTACCAGACGCTGTCGCTGCTCGCCTCCTTCAACGAAATCCTGCTTGCCACCAATGGCGGGCCTGGTAATTCGACCGAGGTCTGGGCGCTCGCCGCCTATCACACCGCCCTCCGGAACTATGCCGGCAATCTTGAATACGGGCTGGGTGCGGCCATGGCGCTGGTGCTCGTCGTCATCGGCGTGACGCTGTCGCTTCTTTATCTGCGCGTCTTCAACTACGGCACGCTTGTCGCCAAGCCCCTGATCGAGGATTGA
- a CDS encoding Tim44 domain-containing protein — MPSAVSRFAKIAAIAVLTSATVFATISDADARRAGSFGGFGSRGTRTFSAPPVTSTAPAPVAPIERSMTPRPQTTAPYNTQQPGYAQRPGLFGGFGRSMIGGLIAGGLFGMLLGHGFGGGFGFLGMLLQIALIGGAVMLAMRYFANRRQPSYGVGGQSRSYGQSFNMSPPSNSSFQIPAIGSGFGGQSRGNRPSDEIGLAQADLDQFEELLTKVQTAYGAEDYGTLRRLTTPEAMSYLAEELGENATNGVRNRVSDVKLLQGDIAEAWREDGQEYATLAMRYSSIDAMVERDSGRVVSGDDRRPSESTEVWTFVRKSGADWKLAAIQGTEQRAA; from the coding sequence ATGCCGAGTGCCGTTTCGCGTTTTGCCAAGATTGCGGCGATAGCCGTACTGACGAGCGCTACCGTTTTTGCCACCATCAGCGATGCCGATGCGCGCCGCGCCGGCAGCTTCGGCGGATTCGGAAGCCGGGGCACGCGAACTTTCAGCGCGCCTCCGGTCACCAGCACGGCACCTGCCCCGGTTGCCCCGATCGAACGCTCGATGACGCCGCGCCCGCAGACAACCGCACCCTATAACACGCAGCAGCCAGGCTATGCCCAGCGTCCCGGCCTCTTCGGCGGCTTCGGCCGGTCGATGATCGGCGGCCTGATCGCCGGCGGCCTTTTCGGCATGCTGCTCGGCCATGGTTTCGGCGGCGGCTTCGGCTTCCTCGGCATGCTGCTGCAGATCGCCCTGATCGGCGGCGCAGTCATGCTTGCCATGCGGTATTTCGCCAACCGCCGCCAGCCTTCCTACGGCGTTGGTGGCCAGAGCCGATCCTACGGGCAGTCTTTTAATATGTCGCCCCCGAGCAATTCATCCTTCCAGATCCCGGCGATCGGATCGGGGTTCGGCGGGCAGTCGCGCGGTAACCGCCCGAGCGACGAGATCGGGCTGGCGCAGGCCGATCTCGATCAGTTCGAGGAACTGCTGACGAAGGTACAGACCGCTTATGGTGCCGAGGATTACGGCACATTGCGCCGGCTGACGACGCCCGAGGCGATGTCCTATCTTGCCGAGGAACTCGGCGAAAACGCCACCAACGGCGTCCGCAACCGCGTCTCCGACGTCAAGCTGCTGCAAGGCGATATTGCCGAAGCGTGGCGTGAGGACGGCCAGGAATATGCGACGCTCGCCATGCGTTATTCCTCGATCGACGCCATGGTCGAGCGCGACAGCGGCCGCGTCGTTTCCGGCGACGATCGCCGCCCGAGCGAAAGTACCGAGGTGTGGACCTTCGTGCGCAAATCGGGTGCCGACTGGAAGCTTGCCGCGATCCAGGGCACCGAACAGCGCGCCGCTTAA
- a CDS encoding carbohydrate ABC transporter permease, which yields MAEQSQPSANYRSWPVISALTIVSLPLLLMYVYLFLDTVTVKQADALLPSGFTLQHWRFLWQTTAGKANIWQVTLNTLLFSACTTSLVLIVSSMAGYVLSRLNVPARGFFLAGVMVLHAFPSVTLIIAIFIVLQMIGLYNSLIGVILVKAAIDLPLGIWLMKGFYDTVPWEIEMAGVVDGASRFRVWKSLVLPQVQPGIMALGLFSFLSGWGEFILPQVLAPGNEVQVLSVYLAGFLADDNNYDFYMFKAVGIFYFLPVLIAYALFNKYLMNIYGGGSKG from the coding sequence ATGGCCGAACAATCGCAGCCATCGGCAAATTACCGGAGCTGGCCCGTCATATCGGCGCTGACGATTGTCAGCCTGCCGCTGCTCCTGATGTATGTCTATCTCTTCCTCGACACGGTGACCGTGAAGCAGGCGGACGCGCTGCTGCCCTCCGGCTTCACGCTCCAGCATTGGCGCTTCCTCTGGCAGACGACAGCGGGTAAGGCCAACATCTGGCAGGTGACGCTGAATACGCTGCTGTTTTCGGCCTGCACCACCAGTCTCGTGCTCATCGTCTCGTCGATGGCGGGTTACGTTCTCTCGCGATTGAACGTGCCGGCGCGCGGCTTCTTCCTTGCCGGCGTCATGGTGCTGCATGCCTTCCCGTCGGTAACGCTGATCATCGCCATCTTCATCGTGCTGCAGATGATCGGCCTCTACAATTCGCTGATCGGCGTCATCCTGGTGAAGGCCGCGATCGACCTGCCGCTCGGCATCTGGCTGATGAAGGGCTTCTACGACACCGTACCGTGGGAAATCGAAATGGCCGGCGTCGTCGATGGCGCCTCGCGTTTCCGTGTTTGGAAGAGCCTCGTGCTGCCGCAGGTCCAGCCCGGCATCATGGCGCTCGGCCTGTTTTCCTTCCTCTCCGGCTGGGGCGAATTCATCCTGCCGCAGGTGCTGGCGCCGGGCAACGAAGTACAGGTGCTTTCGGTCTATCTCGCGGGCTTTCTCGCCGACGACAACAATTATGACTTCTACATGTTCAAGGCGGTCGGCATCTTCTACTTCCTCCCGGTTCTGATCGCTTACGCACTCTTCAACAAATACCTGATGAACATCTACGGCGGCGGGAGCAAAGGCTAA
- a CDS encoding substrate-binding domain-containing protein produces the protein MKSICVAAILAALTASAASAETIGVSMQSFDNNFQTLLREGLSARASEVGGVNLQIEDAQTDVSKQLNQVNNFIAAGVDAIIVTLADTSAAPGISEAAQKAGIPLVYLNLQPDNIDRLPEKQAYVGSKETDSGRLGAEAACALLKKNGKAGDAQAYILMGDLAHQASRDRTSSVKETLAAGDCKGVTIADEQSAAWTRTNAMDLTTNWITSGRPIDAVFANNDAMAIGAIQALKAAGVSMDSVVVVGIDATQDALAAMATGDLDVTVFQNAKGQSAGALDAAVALARGHSVDKQVMVPFELVTPTNMAEYKHQN, from the coding sequence ATGAAGTCTATTTGTGTGGCGGCCATCCTGGCCGCCCTGACGGCCAGTGCTGCCTCGGCCGAGACGATCGGCGTCTCGATGCAGAGTTTCGACAACAATTTTCAGACGCTGTTGCGCGAAGGCCTGAGCGCAAGAGCTTCTGAGGTGGGCGGGGTCAATCTCCAGATCGAGGATGCGCAGACCGACGTCTCCAAACAGCTCAACCAGGTGAACAACTTCATCGCAGCCGGCGTCGATGCGATTATCGTGACGCTGGCGGATACGTCTGCTGCACCTGGCATCAGCGAGGCGGCGCAAAAGGCCGGCATTCCGCTCGTCTATCTCAACCTTCAGCCGGACAATATCGACCGGCTTCCCGAGAAACAGGCCTATGTCGGCTCCAAGGAAACCGACTCTGGACGGCTGGGTGCCGAGGCCGCCTGCGCGCTCTTGAAGAAGAATGGAAAAGCAGGCGATGCGCAGGCCTACATCCTCATGGGAGATCTTGCCCACCAGGCCTCGCGCGACCGCACCTCATCGGTCAAGGAAACGCTTGCGGCCGGCGACTGCAAGGGTGTGACCATCGCCGACGAGCAGTCCGCCGCCTGGACGCGGACCAATGCAATGGATCTGACCACAAACTGGATCACATCAGGCCGGCCTATCGACGCGGTCTTTGCCAACAATGACGCGATGGCGATCGGCGCGATCCAGGCGCTCAAGGCCGCGGGGGTGTCGATGGACAGCGTGGTCGTCGTCGGTATCGACGCGACGCAGGATGCCCTGGCCGCCATGGCGACCGGCGATCTTGATGTGACGGTGTTCCAAAATGCCAAGGGGCAGTCCGCCGGTGCGCTGGATGCTGCCGTCGCGCTTGCCCGCGGTCATAGCGTCGACAAGCAGGTCATGGTGCCGTTCGAATTGGTCACGCCCACAAACATGGCCGAATACAAGCACCAGAATTGA
- a CDS encoding NAD(P)/FAD-dependent oxidoreductase, which yields MNGIVIIGAGECGTRAAFALREAGYSGSINLVGAEPHLPYERPPLSKPASGAVQMKLICTEDMLKAAGITYIKGLSALKVDTDAGTVSLSDGRVLAYEKLLFATGARPRRLACPGRERALDFRNHADAEAIFANAHAGRSVAVIGGGLIGMELASVLRGKDIAVSVIEAAPKPLGRAVPSRFAEKLHARHVAESVEFHLNHGVAEITDDGVILTNGRAVRADLVVSAIGVAPDIALAQEAGLSTGNGILTDAHLRTSSPNVFAAGDCAAVSQPDGGHMRFETWRNARAQAETAACNMIGAGEAFAILPWFWSDQYDLGLQVVGLPQPSHQSVPRATADGELEFYLDGGRLVAAAGLGVGNGLARDIKLAEMLIAAGVSPDPVALTDPKLNLKALLKSARAA from the coding sequence ATGAACGGCATCGTCATCATCGGCGCGGGGGAATGCGGCACGCGCGCCGCATTCGCGCTGCGGGAAGCGGGATATTCCGGGTCCATCAATCTGGTCGGCGCCGAGCCCCATCTGCCATATGAACGGCCCCCGCTGTCGAAGCCCGCGAGCGGTGCGGTTCAGATGAAGCTGATCTGTACCGAAGATATGCTTAAGGCCGCCGGTATCACTTATATCAAAGGGCTGTCGGCCTTGAAGGTCGATACCGATGCCGGCACCGTAAGCCTGAGCGACGGACGAGTGTTGGCTTATGAAAAGCTGCTCTTCGCCACGGGCGCGCGGCCGAGGCGGCTTGCGTGCCCCGGCAGAGAGCGCGCGCTCGACTTTCGCAACCATGCCGATGCCGAGGCGATCTTTGCCAACGCCCATGCCGGCCGCAGCGTGGCCGTCATCGGCGGCGGCCTGATCGGCATGGAACTCGCCTCGGTCCTTCGCGGCAAAGATATCGCCGTCAGTGTCATCGAAGCGGCGCCGAAGCCCCTCGGGCGCGCCGTCCCTTCGCGATTTGCGGAAAAGCTGCATGCCAGGCACGTAGCCGAGAGCGTCGAATTTCACCTGAACCACGGCGTCGCTGAGATCACGGACGATGGCGTCATCCTGACCAACGGCCGCGCGGTTCGAGCCGATCTTGTTGTGAGCGCAATCGGCGTTGCTCCTGATATTGCGCTGGCACAAGAGGCCGGATTGTCGACGGGAAACGGAATCCTGACGGATGCCCATCTTCGAACCAGCAGCCCGAACGTTTTTGCTGCAGGCGACTGCGCTGCCGTGAGCCAGCCCGACGGAGGACACATGCGTTTCGAAACCTGGCGAAATGCAAGAGCCCAGGCCGAGACTGCGGCGTGCAACATGATCGGTGCCGGGGAAGCCTTTGCCATACTCCCCTGGTTCTGGTCCGATCAGTATGATCTCGGCCTTCAGGTGGTCGGGCTGCCGCAGCCGTCACATCAAAGCGTCCCCCGTGCCACCGCCGACGGCGAACTTGAATTCTATCTGGATGGCGGCAGGCTCGTGGCCGCAGCCGGTCTTGGCGTCGGCAACGGCCTCGCCAGGGATATCAAGCTTGCGGAGATGTTGATTGCAGCCGGCGTCAGTCCCGATCCGGTCGCCCTGACCGATCCGAAGCTGAACCTCAAGGCGCTCCTGAAAAGCGCAAGGGCCGCATGA
- a CDS encoding sugar phosphate isomerase/epimerase, whose translation MTQKLRIFQSLWAMERRHTDGYERSLDENVAMIAEAGFDGISAHYTNRADVIRLNETIRGTGLKVEGVCFPRRVEDLRQPLALAAEFPVSHINLQPDIRPRRIEDCLPLLDGWMELADDAGIPVFIETHRDRMTADLFFTLDLLDRRPDLPLLADLSHFLVASEFTYPVAGENHAMIHRILRNARAFHGRVASCEQVQIEISFPHHRPWVDLFLEWWDYGMRQWRNRAASDAELVFTCELGPKPYAITGRDGNDSTDRWAEALLLRQMLRELWARMT comes from the coding sequence ATGACACAGAAACTGCGGATCTTCCAGTCGCTCTGGGCCATGGAGCGAAGACATACGGATGGGTATGAGCGCAGCCTTGACGAAAACGTCGCGATGATCGCGGAGGCTGGCTTCGATGGCATCAGCGCACATTATACGAACCGGGCCGATGTCATCAGGCTGAATGAAACGATCCGGGGCACCGGATTGAAGGTCGAGGGTGTCTGCTTTCCCCGCCGTGTCGAGGATTTGCGTCAGCCGCTCGCTCTTGCCGCAGAATTTCCAGTCAGCCACATCAACCTGCAACCCGATATCCGCCCGCGTCGCATCGAGGACTGCCTGCCGCTCTTGGATGGCTGGATGGAGCTTGCCGATGATGCCGGCATTCCGGTGTTCATCGAGACCCATCGCGACAGGATGACGGCGGATCTGTTCTTCACCCTGGACCTGCTGGATCGGCGGCCCGACCTGCCATTGCTCGCAGACCTGTCGCATTTCCTCGTCGCGTCCGAATTTACCTATCCGGTCGCCGGGGAAAACCATGCCATGATCCATCGTATCCTGCGCAATGCCCGGGCTTTCCATGGCCGTGTCGCTTCGTGCGAGCAGGTGCAAATCGAAATTTCATTTCCTCACCATCGACCGTGGGTCGACCTGTTCCTTGAGTGGTGGGACTACGGCATGCGGCAGTGGCGCAATCGCGCGGCTTCGGATGCCGAACTGGTTTTTACATGCGAACTCGGACCAAAACCCTACGCGATCACCGGACGCGACGGCAACGACAGCACCGATCGATGGGCCGAAGCATTGTTGCTTCGGCAGATGCTTCGCGAACTCTGGGCCAGGATGACCTGA
- a CDS encoding YbaK/EbsC family protein, whose translation MSLQSVRAFLSAYAPDIEIIETAESSSTVALAAEAHGVEPAQIAKTICLRVGERTMLVVAGGTARLDNRKFKDTFGAKGRMLDAEEVVAVTGHPVGGVCPFGLPAPLPIYCDVSLKRFEEVVPAAGSTNSAVRIATGRLAELTGASWVDVCQ comes from the coding sequence ATGAGCCTTCAATCCGTCCGCGCCTTCCTCAGCGCCTACGCGCCCGATATCGAAATCATCGAAACCGCCGAGAGCTCCTCGACGGTGGCGCTGGCCGCTGAAGCCCATGGCGTCGAGCCGGCGCAGATCGCCAAGACGATCTGCTTGCGCGTCGGCGAGCGGACGATGCTGGTCGTTGCCGGCGGCACTGCGAGGCTCGACAATCGCAAGTTCAAGGACACCTTCGGAGCCAAGGGGCGCATGCTCGATGCGGAGGAGGTCGTGGCCGTGACGGGTCATCCGGTCGGCGGCGTCTGTCCGTTCGGCCTGCCCGCGCCGCTGCCCATCTATTGCGACGTCTCGTTGAAGCGCTTCGAGGAAGTCGTGCCGGCGGCAGGCTCGACGAATTCGGCGGTGCGCATTGCCACCGGACGGCTGGCCGAACTGACAGGCGCCAGCTGGGTCGACGTCTGCCAGTAA
- a CDS encoding MocE family 2Fe-2S type ferredoxin — MNWITACKLDDIEQEGAIRFDHGSRTYAIYRGPDDSVYCTAGLCTHEAIHLSDGLVMDFEVECPKHSGAFDYRTGEALRLPACENLKTYPAEVIDGEVRLALA, encoded by the coding sequence ATGAACTGGATCACAGCCTGCAAACTCGATGACATCGAACAGGAAGGCGCCATCCGTTTCGATCACGGCAGCCGCACCTACGCCATCTACCGAGGTCCCGACGATAGCGTCTACTGCACCGCAGGTCTTTGCACTCACGAGGCGATCCATCTTTCCGATGGGCTGGTGATGGATTTCGAAGTGGAATGTCCCAAACATTCCGGCGCCTTCGACTACCGCACCGGCGAGGCGCTGAGGCTTCCCGCCTGCGAGAACTTGAAAACCTATCCGGCCGAGGTGATCGACGGAGAAGTTCGCCTGGCTCTCGCCTGA
- a CDS encoding sterol desaturase family protein, with the protein MDDLKFGTRNKRGDWAPNQPAETAPLFAFPPRLMAILKWLPHYFFPWNALFAASSVAYWAWVIPPVETMKTFGIGWVAWLYAVNAICVLLFYGAFELHLYVLKRQEKRFKYNGKFPAEQKSKAFWFESQNVDNVLRTFLSGVTVWTAIEAAMLWAYANGYAPWLSFAEHTWTLAVVALTVPVIHEFHFFCIHRLIHTPILYKWVHSVHHNSVNPSPWSSLSMHPVEHLLYLGTAFYHLILPSNPMLMLYQLHYAGFGAIPGHVGFDKVEIGAEKLIDSHAYAHYLHHKYFEVNYGDALIPLDKWFGTWHDGSPEGEARMQERYRRRKEKLAARRAVMEAKGVAE; encoded by the coding sequence ATGGACGATCTGAAATTCGGCACGCGCAACAAGCGCGGCGACTGGGCGCCGAACCAGCCTGCAGAGACCGCGCCGCTGTTTGCCTTTCCCCCGCGGCTGATGGCCATCCTGAAATGGCTGCCGCATTATTTCTTTCCCTGGAATGCGCTTTTTGCCGCTTCATCAGTCGCCTATTGGGCCTGGGTCATTCCGCCGGTGGAAACGATGAAAACCTTTGGCATCGGCTGGGTTGCCTGGCTTTATGCCGTGAATGCGATCTGCGTCCTGCTGTTCTACGGTGCATTCGAGCTGCATCTCTATGTGCTGAAGCGGCAGGAAAAGCGCTTCAAATACAATGGAAAGTTTCCGGCTGAACAAAAGAGCAAGGCTTTCTGGTTCGAAAGCCAGAACGTCGACAACGTATTGCGCACTTTTCTGTCGGGCGTGACGGTCTGGACGGCGATCGAGGCTGCCATGCTATGGGCCTATGCCAATGGCTACGCGCCCTGGCTGAGCTTTGCCGAACATACCTGGACGCTTGCCGTGGTTGCGCTCACCGTGCCCGTCATCCACGAATTCCACTTCTTCTGCATTCACCGGCTCATCCATACGCCCATCCTCTACAAATGGGTGCATTCGGTTCACCATAATTCAGTCAACCCTTCGCCCTGGTCGTCGCTGTCGATGCATCCGGTCGAGCACCTGCTCTATCTCGGAACGGCCTTCTACCATTTGATCCTGCCGTCCAACCCGATGCTTATGCTCTACCAGCTGCACTATGCGGGCTTCGGCGCCATTCCCGGTCATGTCGGCTTCGACAAGGTCGAGATCGGCGCGGAAAAGCTGATCGATAGCCACGCCTATGCGCATTACCTGCACCACAAATATTTCGAGGTGAATTACGGCGACGCGCTGATCCCGCTCGATAAGTGGTTCGGCACCTGGCACGACGGCTCGCCCGAGGGCGAAGCCCGCATGCAGGAACGCTACCGCCGCCGGAAGGAAAAACTTGCGGCCCGCAGGGCCGTCATGGAAGCCAAGGGAGTAGCCGAATGA